Within Amycolatopsis sp. FDAARGOS 1241, the genomic segment GATGTTGCGCACGGCGAAGAGGTCACCCGGTCCCGAAGTAGTGATCAGGTTCGGCACGATCCGCGAATCGCCGCAGGTGATGAACAGCGTGTGCGGACGCTGGCCGTCCGCGAGGCCACGCAACGTCTCGTGCAGCAGCGGCGCCGTGCGCCGCTGGAACTCCGAGGCACCACGGACGAGCGGCGACGTACCGTCGCCGCCGGGGCGCTGCTCGGGCACCAGCACGTGCTCGGCCTGCCACTGCGACCACGGCGCGAGCCACCGCGGCAGCACGCGCGTCGCCAGGCTGCGCCGCACCGTCGGCTCTCCGGAGCTGCCGCGGCCGTACCAGGGGTGGCCGATCTCGTCGACGGTCACGGTCCCGCCCGCCTTGACGTGGCTCTGCTGCCACCCGCGCAGGCAGTCGAACGCGGCGTGGTCGAGGTAGTCGGCGAGCAGTTCGAGCGTCACGTCGGCGCGCTCGGGCACGCCGGCGAGCACCCTCGTCAGGTGGGGCACCGAGAGGAACGTCAGCGCACCCTCGATGACCACCCGGGTATGCCGCTCACCGACCTCGAGGTGCACGCCGGAGTGCACCATCCGCCGCAGCATGAACGCGAGCGCGAGCAGCACGCCGGCGGCGACGCCGGTCAGCAGGTTCACGAAAACCGCGCCGACGAGAGTCACGGCGTACACCGCGAGGTCGCCGTGGCGCAGCACTTCCTTGAGCACCGCGACGTTCACGAGCTTCGCGCCCACGTAGACGAGCAACCCGGCCAGCGCCGCGAGCGGGATGAATCGCAGCACGCCCGTGAGCAGCAGGCAGAACGCCAGGATCCAGACGGAGTGCAGGATCGCGGACGCGCGGGTCTTCGCGCCCGCCTGGTAGTTGGTCATGCTGCGCACGATCACACCGGTCACGGGCAACCCGCCGAACGCACCGGAGGCGATGTTCCCGGCGCCCTGCCCGATCAGCTCGCGGTCGAGGTCCGTGCGGCGACCGCCGCGCAGCTTGTCCACGGACACCGCGGACAGCAGGCTTTCGAGGCTGGCGATCAGCGCGATCGTGACGGCCGCGAACGCTGCCCCGCCCCAGCCACCCGAGGGCAGCTGCGCCGCGATCCCGAACGACGGCAACGCGGCCGGCAGGTCCACACGCGGCAGCGACATCCCGGCGACGACCGACAGGCCCGTCGCGAGCGTGACGGCGGCCAGCGGTGCGGGCACCTTCCGCACCGGCGCGGGCAGGCGCGGCCACACCAGCAGGATCGCGACGGTCAGCACGCCGATCAGCACGGCCTGGTCGTGGTGACCGACGAGCCGGCCGGGCAGCGCCGCGAGGTTCGCGAGTGCGGAGCCCTGGGCACGGCCGCCGAGCACCACGTGCAGCTGGCCGAGCACGATCGTCACGCCGATGCCGGCCAGCAGGCCGTGGACGATCGCGGGCGAGATGGCCAGCGCGGCGCGGGCGAAGCGGCACAGCCCGAGCAGGATCTGAACCAAACCGGCGCCGACGGTGATCGCGCACGTGACCGGCCAGCCGTAGGTGGTGATGGCGTCGGCGAGGACCACGGTCAGCGCGGCGGACGGTCCGCTGACCTGGAGGGCCGATCCGCCGAGGAGGCTCGCGACCAGGCCGCCGACGACGGCGGAGACGAGGCCCGCGAGCAGCGGCGCGCCGACAGCGAGCGCGACGCCGAGGGAAAGCGGTACGGCCACGAGGAAGACGACCAGCGAGGCCGGCAGGTCGTGGCGCAGAAGGGTCTGGAGGGACTGGGTGGCGCGAACTCGGCGGGACGGGGGTCCCGTGTCGTGCTCTCCGCGAACGATCTCGATCA encodes:
- a CDS encoding bifunctional SulP family inorganic anion transporter/carbonic anhydrase; amino-acid sequence: MIEIVRGEHDTGPPSRRVRATQSLQTLLRHDLPASLVVFLVAVPLSLGVALAVGAPLLAGLVSAVVGGLVASLLGGSALQVSGPSAALTVVLADAITTYGWPVTCAITVGAGLVQILLGLCRFARAALAISPAIVHGLLAGIGVTIVLGQLHVVLGGRAQGSALANLAALPGRLVGHHDQAVLIGVLTVAILLVWPRLPAPVRKVPAPLAAVTLATGLSVVAGMSLPRVDLPAALPSFGIAAQLPSGGWGGAAFAAVTIALIASLESLLSAVSVDKLRGGRRTDLDRELIGQGAGNIASGAFGGLPVTGVIVRSMTNYQAGAKTRASAILHSVWILAFCLLLTGVLRFIPLAALAGLLVYVGAKLVNVAVLKEVLRHGDLAVYAVTLVGAVFVNLLTGVAAGVLLALAFMLRRMVHSGVHLEVGERHTRVVIEGALTFLSVPHLTRVLAGVPERADVTLELLADYLDHAAFDCLRGWQQSHVKAGGTVTVDEIGHPWYGRGSSGEPTVRRSLATRVLPRWLAPWSQWQAEHVLVPEQRPGGDGTSPLVRGASEFQRRTAPLLHETLRGLADGQRPHTLFITCGDSRIVPNLITTSGPGDLFAVRNIGNLVPTTGDSSVGAAIEYAVGVLKVPEIVVCGHSSCGAMKALLGRAPEGLDRLGDWLRHGETTLRRRASEPALLLDGHLPAAECDQLALHNVVQQLEHLRAFPVVAAALARGELRLTGMYFDVGAAQVSLLDAAHRGFVPAGVVVY